The following coding sequences lie in one Fusibacter sp. A1 genomic window:
- a CDS encoding GGDEF domain-containing protein, producing the protein MKSLEVLNKLTHEELLLYSLLAIIILTTVLFLSIYMIWVPFWPARLVHIVYLAFHFTLISALKRKRYLYVKLSIIITNIVQLSLATFLWFPLTTNYELFYFLLPMGSFVIMDITKLKERVFALAISFASLFLFFISRFSAVNFYIYEIGHAPARIISFFTILSTMTILILYFYLHAYYLAQKRVELEYLANTDSLTDISNRRNFYNQSKLEFDLAHKYNHTFTLLLMDIDHFKKINDTYGHDAGDEVLRQVTKAIKENVRDQDIFARHGGEEFTLLLRRTDEVKGLLIAEKIRHLIEDLDIMTHGHILKITVSIGVVQFTKSLSEFDMLVNLADHALYEAKRLGRNRFVFKEST; encoded by the coding sequence ATGAAATCACTGGAAGTGCTGAATAAATTAACTCACGAAGAACTTTTACTTTACTCCTTACTTGCGATAATCATTCTAACAACGGTCTTATTTCTGAGCATTTATATGATCTGGGTTCCATTTTGGCCTGCCCGGTTGGTGCATATCGTCTATTTGGCATTTCACTTCACACTCATCAGCGCTCTGAAACGGAAACGCTATTTGTACGTGAAGTTGAGTATCATCATAACAAATATCGTTCAGCTTTCTTTAGCGACATTCCTTTGGTTTCCTTTGACGACTAATTATGAGCTTTTTTATTTCTTACTGCCGATGGGATCCTTCGTAATAATGGATATCACCAAGCTAAAGGAAAGAGTTTTCGCATTAGCAATTAGTTTTGCCAGCCTCTTTCTTTTTTTTATCAGTCGATTCTCAGCAGTGAACTTCTACATTTATGAGATTGGACACGCTCCCGCAAGGATCATTTCTTTCTTTACCATTCTCTCTACCATGACCATACTCATCCTATATTTCTATTTGCATGCTTATTACTTAGCACAAAAAAGAGTGGAACTGGAGTACCTGGCAAACACCGACAGCCTTACCGACATTAGCAATCGACGAAACTTCTACAATCAAAGCAAGTTGGAATTTGATCTTGCACATAAGTACAATCACACCTTTACTTTGCTCCTTATGGACATTGACCATTTTAAAAAAATCAATGATACCTATGGTCATGATGCCGGAGATGAAGTCCTAAGGCAAGTTACCAAAGCTATAAAAGAAAACGTAAGAGATCAAGATATCTTTGCAAGACATGGTGGTGAGGAGTTCACACTTCTGCTAAGACGCACTGATGAGGTGAAAGGCTTATTGATTGCAGAAAAAATCCGTCACCTTATTGAGGACCTTGACATAATGACTCATGGTCATATCTTAAAAATAACTGTAAGCATAGGAGTTGTTCAGTTTACAAAGAGTTTATCTGAATTTGATATGCTGGTAAACCTGGCAGACCACGCTTTATACGAAGCGAAAAGACTTGGTAGAAATCGTTTCGTATTCAAGGAATCAACTTAA
- a CDS encoding DUF2284 domain-containing protein, with the protein MIKVDFNIKCFTKEELNIAYKPDEAYEGCKRCSNYNFNYSCPDLPYTAEEYLKDYDYVLFVLAEIHTESIQEHMENWDVSDFPSRVLTNHLKRLDDKEVPLSSAVSMYLYNQIKDIMTERLLLMEADLDVLGLPPGSCTRCKDCLKEIGKPCVHPDKIRHSIEALGYLVSDIYRLFFDKKLGWTKGKLSDTIHSCNVIFAKEELNVDVIRPYLEGITLTLPETKDPYI; encoded by the coding sequence ATGATAAAAGTCGACTTCAATATAAAATGTTTTACAAAAGAAGAACTGAATATCGCATATAAACCGGATGAAGCGTATGAGGGCTGCAAAAGATGTAGTAATTATAATTTCAATTACAGCTGTCCTGATTTACCCTACACCGCTGAAGAATATCTTAAGGACTATGATTACGTCCTATTTGTTCTTGCAGAAATTCACACCGAATCCATCCAGGAGCATATGGAAAACTGGGACGTGTCCGATTTTCCATCAAGGGTGCTGACCAATCATCTCAAAAGGCTGGATGATAAAGAAGTGCCTCTCAGTAGTGCCGTGTCCATGTATCTGTACAATCAGATAAAAGACATCATGACAGAGCGTCTTCTTTTGATGGAAGCGGATTTGGATGTGTTGGGGCTGCCACCGGGATCTTGCACAAGGTGCAAAGACTGCCTGAAGGAGATTGGAAAACCATGCGTTCACCCAGATAAGATCCGCCATTCGATAGAAGCGCTAGGTTATCTTGTATCCGATATCTACCGTCTGTTCTTTGATAAGAAACTGGGTTGGACAAAAGGCAAGCTGTCAGATACCATTCACAGTTGCAATGTAATCTTTGCGAAAGAGGAGTTAAACGTAGACGTTATAAGACCTTATTTAGAAGGCATAACCCTTACTCTTCCAGAAACAAAGGACCCTTACATTTAG
- a CDS encoding ECF transporter S component produces the protein MTSISKRELTKKFDTKEMIRASVLMGTGVIVPFAMHFLGAASPVFLPMHIPVIVAGFILTSPYAVLVAIMTPLVNSLLTGMPPIYPILPIMIVELTCYALAANLSYKKFKLIVLLSLLINLIFGRLGAGLTLAVLVAAMGLKIEQ, from the coding sequence ATGACATCAATATCTAAAAGAGAACTAACCAAAAAATTTGACACAAAAGAAATGATCAGGGCTTCAGTCTTGATGGGAACTGGTGTGATAGTGCCATTTGCAATGCACTTTTTGGGAGCCGCGAGCCCGGTGTTTTTACCTATGCATATTCCAGTAATTGTTGCAGGCTTCATACTTACTAGCCCCTATGCCGTGCTGGTTGCAATCATGACACCTCTTGTGAACAGCCTCTTGACAGGCATGCCACCTATTTATCCAATTTTGCCTATAATGATAGTTGAACTTACTTGTTACGCGCTGGCTGCAAACCTAAGCTATAAAAAGTTCAAACTCATCGTGCTTCTTTCTCTGCTGATCAACCTTATTTTCGGAAGACTCGGAGCAGGTCTTACCCTTGCAGTCTTAGTCGCTGCAATGGGGCTGAAGATTGAGCAGTAG
- a CDS encoding GNAT family N-acetyltransferase, protein MITYKTDLVDLDWEKLVDLYDVTNMCIGLGRKRETDKIRRAFEKSHSVVTAWESGVVIGSGRMISDGECYGWIHDIAVLPSHRKLGIGRAVMDKLIEGNENLLIGLTSSFEAVDFYTKLGFNKHKTAMAKYPGKSDYLYYED, encoded by the coding sequence ATGATAACATACAAAACCGATTTGGTAGATCTTGATTGGGAGAAGTTGGTTGACCTTTATGATGTGACGAATATGTGCATTGGTTTAGGTCGTAAACGAGAAACCGATAAAATCCGTAGAGCCTTTGAAAAGAGCCATTCTGTTGTTACCGCGTGGGAATCGGGAGTTGTCATAGGTTCGGGTAGAATGATCTCGGATGGTGAATGCTATGGTTGGATACACGATATTGCAGTTCTACCTTCGCACAGAAAGTTGGGAATCGGTCGAGCGGTTATGGATAAGCTTATTGAAGGTAATGAAAATCTACTGATCGGTCTGACCTCATCTTTTGAAGCGGTAGACTTTTATACCAAACTAGGATTCAATAAACATAAGACAGCCATGGCAAAATACCCTGGAAAATCGGATTACCTTTATTATGAGGATTAA
- a CDS encoding DUF2087 domain-containing protein, giving the protein MLLDLAVVEVFKDQIQLDRFLYQTSALSKELNERLKTISDDIARIRRYLIQYGFFDRPKDCRLYWIKK; this is encoded by the coding sequence ATGCTCTTGGACCTTGCCGTCGTTGAAGTCTTTAAAGATCAAATCCAGCTTGATCGGTTTCTTTATCAAACGTCTGCTCTGAGTAAGGAGTTAAACGAAAGGTTAAAAACCATCAGTGATGATATAGCAAGGATAAGGCGATATCTGATACAGTACGGCTTCTTTGACAGACCGAAGGACTGTAGACTGTATTGGATTAAAAAATAA
- a CDS encoding TIM barrel protein, protein MKKTYRIGMHGGFDHDKFSRDYMPEFIQGIEVCSFETMDEVNTLFEHKEKHGFSVGVHFPMFKGNYKQRDPLYLHKEKKEREDAFYAIEQELILGKRMGIEYLLMHFPKPMPLDVKLPWNLAVVQDKERYTESELSKKEFEELCIDCIKRLNELSTHYDLPIVLELDLLNGYLNDGVFLSGLLKENSAVKVCLDSARMHVNAKIDPNFDMQKLVGRLAPYTKVLHLSNVMVSEHGLHNRHHPVSKDERTSDGYGDTHSFLQTFNASKQPKELNILFEHQSTRITIVELISCYDWVIQTLKG, encoded by the coding sequence ATGAAAAAAACATATCGTATTGGCATGCATGGTGGCTTTGATCACGACAAGTTTTCAAGAGATTACATGCCTGAATTTATACAAGGAATCGAAGTGTGCAGTTTTGAAACGATGGACGAGGTGAACACCCTATTTGAACATAAGGAAAAGCATGGTTTCAGTGTTGGAGTACATTTTCCCATGTTTAAAGGGAATTATAAGCAGCGCGATCCTTTATATTTGCATAAGGAAAAAAAGGAGCGTGAGGATGCGTTCTATGCGATTGAGCAAGAGCTGATCTTAGGTAAGCGAATGGGAATAGAGTACTTGCTCATGCACTTTCCAAAACCAATGCCATTGGATGTTAAGCTACCTTGGAACCTAGCTGTGGTTCAGGACAAGGAAAGATACACGGAATCGGAACTCAGTAAAAAGGAATTTGAAGAACTATGCATAGACTGTATAAAGCGCCTTAACGAACTGTCGACTCATTACGATCTACCAATTGTGCTCGAACTGGACTTGCTGAACGGTTATTTGAACGATGGTGTGTTTTTAAGTGGGTTACTCAAAGAAAATTCGGCAGTAAAAGTATGTCTCGATAGCGCAAGGATGCATGTCAATGCTAAGATCGACCCGAACTTTGATATGCAAAAGCTGGTCGGCAGGTTGGCACCCTATACAAAGGTTTTGCACTTATCCAATGTGATGGTGAGTGAACACGGACTGCACAATCGTCATCATCCGGTTTCGAAAGATGAAAGAACAAGCGACGGTTACGGGGATACTCACTCTTTCTTGCAAACATTCAACGCTAGCAAGCAACCAAAGGAGTTGAACATCCTATTTGAACATCAATCAACAAGAATCACAATTGTAGAGTTGATAAGCTGTTATGACTGGGTTATCCAAACGCTTAAAGGATAG
- a CDS encoding ASCH domain-containing protein, translating to MKCLTIMEPYATLIALGNKRIETRSWKTSFRGRIAIHASKNINKASKEDCLIAEYLTILQPDYIQLAKDKKTVYNFDFGKVVAYADLVDCVQMKVLTDEHAVLSNGLKVEGDELLFGNFEPGRYAWILENVEKVEAAGEVVKGRLGLWNLEV from the coding sequence ATGAAATGTCTGACAATAATGGAACCGTATGCGACACTGATCGCACTAGGCAATAAAAGAATAGAAACACGATCATGGAAAACCAGTTTCCGTGGTAGAATCGCCATACATGCGTCAAAGAACATCAACAAGGCAAGTAAGGAAGATTGTCTAATAGCTGAGTACTTAACCATACTCCAGCCTGATTATATTCAACTGGCTAAGGACAAAAAAACTGTCTACAACTTTGATTTTGGCAAAGTGGTCGCCTATGCCGATCTGGTGGACTGCGTTCAAATGAAAGTGCTGACAGACGAACATGCTGTGTTATCTAATGGGCTGAAAGTGGAGGGCGACGAACTTCTCTTTGGAAATTTTGAACCAGGAAGATATGCTTGGATACTTGAAAATGTCGAAAAAGTGGAAGCTGCAGGTGAAGTCGTAAAAGGACGATTGGGCTTGTGGAATCTAGAAGTATAG
- a CDS encoding GNAT family N-acetyltransferase, whose product MIRTERLTIRPFTMQDKDFLFELNNDKEVNRFRSSDTASMEYCIDSINDWNEKYGDGLLNVYLFEITESTEPIGLIGIFKRDSDSKAELGYRMMPKFWKRGYCAEAAKVLIENYFSHTNEDEIFAETHPENRNSIVFLKQNRFIEEVHDMQDRGSLFFTSRELWRASEKIGG is encoded by the coding sequence ATGATAAGGACAGAAAGACTCACAATTAGACCCTTTACAATGCAAGACAAGGACTTCCTATTCGAATTGAATAATGATAAAGAGGTCAATCGATTTAGATCTAGCGACACGGCGTCCATGGAATACTGTATTGATTCCATTAACGATTGGAACGAGAAATATGGTGATGGTCTATTGAATGTCTATCTTTTTGAGATAACAGAATCAACAGAGCCAATCGGTTTGATTGGAATATTCAAGAGAGATTCAGATAGCAAGGCGGAACTGGGATACAGGATGATGCCAAAGTTTTGGAAGCGGGGATACTGTGCGGAAGCGGCAAAAGTGTTGATCGAAAACTACTTCTCGCATACAAATGAAGATGAAATTTTTGCGGAGACACACCCTGAAAATAGGAATTCAATCGTGTTTCTTAAACAGAATAGGTTTATAGAAGAAGTGCACGACATGCAGGATCGTGGAAGTCTCTTTTTCACATCGCGAGAGCTCTGGCGAGCTTCAGAAAAAATTGGAGGATAA
- a CDS encoding DUF3795 domain-containing protein, producing MMNDKLIGACGLYCGGCDNYLAFQEGQEHLLKTDKYLTPAIDKLKCNGCNSDSLSEHCSKCEIRKCAHNKGLEYCGACNDFPCDIVMKFHQDGAVLDGARHRLDIIKNTDHMRQGLKEWLDASERRWTCSCGLKFSYYEKQCHRCKETLDSYATKEEI from the coding sequence ATGATGAATGATAAGCTAATAGGTGCGTGTGGTCTATATTGCGGTGGCTGTGATAATTATCTTGCTTTTCAAGAAGGGCAGGAGCATCTTCTTAAAACGGATAAGTACCTAACTCCAGCTATTGATAAGCTTAAATGCAACGGCTGTAATTCTGATTCGCTATCAGAGCACTGTAGCAAATGTGAAATTAGAAAATGCGCTCATAACAAGGGACTAGAGTATTGTGGTGCATGTAATGATTTTCCTTGCGACATCGTAATGAAATTCCATCAAGACGGTGCTGTATTGGACGGTGCAAGACATCGACTCGATATTATTAAAAATACAGATCATATGAGGCAAGGATTGAAAGAGTGGCTTGACGCATCGGAACGCAGATGGACTTGCAGCTGTGGTCTGAAATTCTCGTATTATGAGAAGCAGTGCCATCGCTGCAAGGAGACGCTTGATTCATATGCGACAAAAGAGGAGATTTGA
- a CDS encoding N-acetylmuramoyl-L-alanine amidase — protein MKKQRSIQIVLLIIGIGIGLLVGKYLWDKGTQKAEVPKVVVEAAIEQQLEWQTSKVMISDKWTDEDETKDYLLEFELLNSEYADVLAVSAVEYRLAQIGSIVEVQYLYDPNTSEISHLQWLRNPQGQLNFTYDRPLVVLDAGHGGLDEGEGNSDLFIEKEMNLKMTLRMEELLKAAGINVVLTRDTDDYVSNLTRAELANYIKPDLFISNHINKYNEKTSGIEVHYSQLSDREFAQTLAQAIASEDLKVLRVINRRGDTPEFDYYFMHKYIDSPSYIIEYGFADHEGDAVYISDHWESLVENAANAIIVYLSLTEK, from the coding sequence ATGAAAAAACAAAGGAGTATTCAAATTGTACTACTCATCATAGGAATCGGTATCGGTCTATTAGTTGGAAAATACCTATGGGATAAAGGAACTCAAAAAGCTGAGGTTCCTAAAGTAGTGGTTGAAGCAGCAATAGAACAACAGCTGGAATGGCAGACATCAAAAGTGATGATTAGCGATAAGTGGACTGACGAGGATGAGACAAAAGACTATTTACTTGAATTTGAACTGCTCAACTCAGAGTATGCTGATGTTCTAGCAGTTAGTGCTGTTGAATACCGACTTGCTCAGATCGGTTCGATAGTAGAGGTGCAATACCTATATGACCCCAATACTTCTGAAATTTCGCATTTGCAGTGGTTAAGAAATCCCCAAGGTCAGCTGAACTTTACTTATGATAGGCCGCTTGTAGTACTTGATGCAGGGCATGGGGGCTTAGATGAGGGTGAAGGGAACAGTGATTTATTTATTGAGAAAGAGATGAATCTTAAGATGACCCTTAGAATGGAAGAGCTACTAAAGGCCGCAGGAATCAATGTCGTTCTAACTAGGGACACCGACGACTATGTATCCAACCTCACACGAGCTGAACTTGCGAATTATATCAAGCCGGATCTGTTTATCAGCAATCATATAAATAAATACAATGAAAAGACAAGTGGGATTGAGGTGCATTACAGTCAACTCTCAGATCGGGAGTTTGCTCAGACTTTAGCCCAGGCAATCGCTAGTGAGGATCTGAAGGTTTTAAGAGTCATCAATAGAAGGGGCGACACGCCTGAGTTTGATTACTATTTTATGCATAAGTACATCGATTCACCTAGCTACATCATCGAATATGGTTTTGCAGATCATGAGGGCGACGCAGTGTACATAAGTGATCACTGGGAATCGCTAGTTGAAAATGCCGCGAATGCGATCATTGTTTATTTGTCGTTAACTGAAAAATGA
- a CDS encoding CHAP domain-containing protein has protein sequence MQLKKQIRLESVQVLVDEMLLTIDSTKDRRSASVHLYGVAQTAAILAMKRELNPELASIIGMLHDYYLMSTGVQKYHAQNSSEAVRPIIRDMGIFNQEEQHTILSAIFHHEDKEAVHTAYDELIKDADLLQKYLHHVNHGVKKEHVNRLTMVLEELSLPIQFEILEDATIPKIATGDNRRNRLASIAQELVFENIIGTAADTNFRNMCKYWPDDNIYKTACNNWCAMFVFYCCKMAGFELPIKHIGSKIRFGACPAWKDWATDKSVNFYHEATDETFTPQRGDIVIYDKLMSATACDHIGIVLDYDGRVLQVAEGNVDNKNYSGVVSRDRNSNIDGFIRIANDYEYSF, from the coding sequence ATGCAACTAAAAAAACAGATCAGGTTGGAAAGTGTGCAGGTACTTGTAGATGAGATGCTGCTCACGATTGATAGTACAAAAGACAGACGCAGTGCATCTGTCCATTTATATGGCGTGGCCCAGACAGCGGCGATATTGGCGATGAAAAGAGAGTTGAATCCTGAGCTGGCCAGTATAATAGGTATGCTTCATGATTACTATCTAATGAGCACAGGTGTTCAGAAGTATCATGCCCAGAACAGTTCAGAAGCGGTCCGCCCGATAATCAGAGACATGGGAATCTTCAATCAAGAAGAGCAACATACGATCCTTAGTGCAATTTTTCATCATGAGGATAAGGAAGCTGTCCATACTGCGTATGATGAACTGATTAAGGATGCTGACTTGCTTCAAAAATATTTGCATCATGTAAACCATGGGGTAAAAAAAGAACATGTGAACAGACTGACAATGGTACTTGAAGAGTTGTCGCTGCCTATCCAGTTTGAAATCTTAGAAGACGCAACAATCCCTAAAATAGCAACAGGGGATAATAGAAGAAATCGCCTTGCAAGCATCGCACAAGAGCTGGTTTTTGAGAATATTATTGGAACAGCAGCTGACACAAATTTTAGAAATATGTGCAAATACTGGCCGGATGATAATATTTACAAGACCGCCTGTAATAATTGGTGTGCGATGTTTGTTTTTTACTGCTGTAAAATGGCAGGCTTCGAACTGCCGATCAAACATATTGGATCAAAAATACGATTCGGAGCTTGCCCCGCATGGAAGGACTGGGCGACGGACAAGTCCGTCAATTTTTATCATGAAGCAACAGATGAAACCTTTACCCCACAAAGGGGAGATATCGTTATTTATGATAAGTTGATGTCAGCTACCGCTTGTGACCACATAGGGATTGTTTTGGACTATGATGGAAGGGTTCTTCAGGTCGCTGAAGGGAATGTTGACAATAAGAATTATTCCGGTGTTGTATCAAGAGATCGCAATAGTAATATCGATGGATTTATACGCATTGCGAATGACTATGAGTATTCCTTTTAG
- a CDS encoding glycoside hydrolase family 38 C-terminal domain-containing protein, with product MIENRIERVLHTLKSWIYDDVETVEKVKMIRGDYKHIEAVDQNLFVSTLLPFTIRESDSRYFINFDLTLPTFEEGSVYQLEVSTGREGEWDAVNPQMLCFINGKITCGLDTNHRYVHFDENFSNQSVSVDLHLYTGMAKAETRLRVKLIKRNECIHRAYYDLKVLYDAYKTLDEGNDGKELIEEELLEAVRQLVLHSKADQTTLKSVKELSKRLNRRLYGVNSLAARRRVHAVGHTHIDVAWLWDLKQTREKVVRSFSTALDLQKRYKDYLFMASQPILLEMVKEERPELFEEIKKALQEGTWELEGAMFLEADCNLISGESMIRQIEKGQAFLKEHFDNESKTLWLPDVFGYSAALPQILKGFDIDLFVTSKISWNDTNKVPFDSFYWEGLDSSKILTQFITTIPYETLKRGEFKTIYEGNFTPSEVLGAVKRQQQIKEVPLALMPYGYGDGGGGATEEMLETASRLAKGVPGMPSVVMSHVSDFLSDLKEQPLEKLPVHVGELYLEYHRGTYTTNGLIKKKHRLLEEKLIHTEKLLSVLGEATIDLSKQWQVLLLNQFHDIIPGTSIKRVYDEAYEQLDKALESIDGKLEESKLVNRDSELSLFNPHGHAFEGLVKFNPTDLSDKLLGLAQIVSDDLALLEVSNLLPLSASPADKVCVNRKRITERINPRDFSTAHYHVSLDDKGRITKLYDKENKRDLVAAKGAWNRLRLFEDRPIKWDAWDINDDYTAYERHIIICESVTLLSEGAHAIVLEIKYRVNESSISQRVFFYHNHKRIDFECAVDWKETQTLLRVDFDTSIHATHATYDTQFGHVNRPNRANNSYEQAMFEVCAQHWGDLSEENYGIALMSPDKFGYHAKGGTIGLSLIKSPTWPNEVSDIGLHEFAYAVLPHRGRHTAAGVHREALFYTEGINTLRLNPVNQEATNRMTDFELPENLFISSFRQVDDCIELRLVEYFNQSGTCDIKLPSEVNQAIKTKMNGKAIKEIEVIEGCIELSYSPFEVITLKLVNR from the coding sequence GCGGTCAATCCCCAGATGCTTTGCTTTATCAACGGCAAAATCACCTGTGGACTCGATACCAACCACAGGTATGTGCATTTTGATGAGAACTTCAGCAATCAATCGGTCAGTGTTGACCTGCACCTTTACACGGGAATGGCAAAGGCTGAGACAAGACTTAGGGTAAAGCTTATTAAAAGAAACGAATGCATCCATAGGGCGTATTATGACTTGAAAGTACTTTATGATGCATACAAGACCCTCGATGAAGGCAATGACGGCAAGGAGCTGATTGAAGAGGAACTTTTAGAAGCGGTCAGGCAGCTTGTTTTACACTCAAAAGCTGACCAGACAACGTTAAAATCAGTCAAAGAACTAAGCAAGCGCCTGAACAGAAGGCTGTATGGTGTAAATTCGTTAGCTGCAAGGCGTAGGGTGCACGCTGTTGGCCATACGCATATTGATGTGGCGTGGCTGTGGGATTTGAAACAAACACGTGAAAAGGTCGTCAGAAGCTTCTCAACGGCCCTAGATCTTCAAAAGAGATACAAAGACTACTTGTTTATGGCGAGTCAGCCGATTTTGCTTGAAATGGTCAAGGAAGAAAGACCCGAGCTATTTGAAGAAATAAAAAAAGCCCTTCAGGAAGGCACTTGGGAACTGGAAGGCGCCATGTTCTTAGAAGCGGACTGCAACCTGATTAGCGGCGAGTCCATGATCAGACAAATTGAAAAGGGACAAGCCTTCTTAAAAGAGCACTTTGACAACGAGAGCAAAACCCTTTGGCTACCTGATGTCTTTGGCTATAGCGCCGCTCTGCCTCAAATTTTAAAGGGCTTCGACATCGACTTGTTCGTCACCTCTAAAATATCGTGGAACGACACCAATAAAGTGCCCTTTGACAGCTTTTACTGGGAAGGTCTAGACAGTTCAAAAATTCTCACCCAGTTTATCACGACAATTCCCTATGAAACTTTGAAAAGGGGAGAGTTTAAAACCATTTACGAAGGCAACTTCACACCTTCAGAGGTTCTTGGCGCTGTTAAACGTCAACAGCAAATAAAGGAAGTGCCACTGGCCCTCATGCCCTACGGTTACGGTGACGGAGGTGGTGGTGCCACAGAAGAGATGCTCGAAACCGCAAGCCGACTCGCTAAAGGCGTGCCGGGAATGCCAAGTGTTGTCATGTCTCATGTCAGCGACTTTTTAAGCGACTTAAAAGAACAGCCCCTTGAAAAACTGCCGGTACATGTGGGTGAGCTTTATCTTGAATACCACCGTGGCACCTATACGACAAACGGGCTTATTAAGAAGAAACACAGATTGCTTGAAGAAAAGCTTATTCATACAGAAAAACTGTTATCGGTACTGGGTGAGGCTACCATTGATTTAAGTAAGCAGTGGCAAGTGCTTCTCTTAAACCAGTTTCACGATATCATTCCAGGAACCTCTATCAAAAGGGTTTACGATGAGGCTTATGAACAACTCGATAAGGCGCTTGAGAGTATTGACGGCAAACTAGAGGAAAGCAAGCTTGTAAACAGAGACTCAGAGCTTAGCCTATTTAATCCCCATGGTCATGCATTTGAAGGTCTAGTTAAGTTTAATCCAACAGACCTGAGTGATAAGCTCTTAGGACTGGCGCAGATTGTAAGCGATGACCTTGCGTTGTTGGAAGTATCCAACCTTTTGCCACTAAGTGCCAGTCCGGCGGATAAGGTATGTGTGAATAGAAAGCGTATCACAGAAAGGATCAATCCTAGGGACTTCAGTACGGCCCATTATCATGTTTCATTGGATGACAAAGGCCGAATCACCAAGCTCTATGACAAAGAAAACAAGCGAGACCTTGTCGCTGCAAAGGGGGCATGGAATAGACTTAGACTCTTTGAAGACCGCCCGATCAAATGGGATGCATGGGATATCAACGATGACTACACAGCTTACGAAAGGCATATCATCATCTGTGAATCTGTGACTCTTTTAAGCGAGGGAGCACATGCCATTGTGCTAGAAATCAAGTATAGGGTGAATGAGTCGTCCATAAGCCAGCGAGTTTTCTTTTACCACAATCATAAGCGCATCGACTTTGAATGCGCAGTGGATTGGAAGGAGACTCAGACGCTCTTACGAGTTGACTTTGACACCAGCATCCATGCGACACATGCCACTTATGACACCCAGTTTGGACATGTAAATCGACCTAATAGAGCCAACAACAGCTACGAACAGGCTATGTTTGAAGTTTGCGCCCAGCACTGGGGGGATTTGTCTGAAGAGAACTACGGCATAGCCCTCATGAGCCCCGACAAGTTTGGTTATCATGCCAAAGGCGGTACCATCGGGCTTAGTTTAATTAAGTCTCCAACATGGCCCAATGAAGTATCTGATATCGGTCTACATGAGTTTGCTTACGCAGTACTGCCTCATAGAGGCAGACATACGGCAGCGGGTGTACATCGTGAAGCTCTCTTCTACACTGAAGGTATCAACACACTCAGGTTAAACCCCGTCAATCAAGAAGCCACAAATCGTATGACGGATTTTGAACTACCAGAGAACCTTTTTATCAGTTCGTTTAGGCAAGTGGATGATTGCATAGAACTTAGGCTGGTCGAATACTTTAACCAAAGTGGCACATGTGACATCAAACTGCCAAGTGAAGTAAACCAAGCCATAAAAACCAAAATGAACGGCAAGGCAATAAAAGAGATCGAAGTCATAGAAGGATGCATTGAACTCTCTTATAGCCCATTTGAGGTAATCACGTTAAAGCTTGTAAATCGGTGA